One genomic region from Skermania piniformis encodes:
- a CDS encoding acyl carrier protein codes for MPDSTIPDSTDSIRTELHRILEDDLDLSLTDVAPSARLVDDLGIDSVAFAIGVVAIEERLGVRLTEKEIADAVSVADLEQLIRSKVIT; via the coding sequence ATGCCCGACAGCACCATCCCCGACAGCACCGACAGCATCCGGACCGAACTACACCGCATCCTGGAAGACGATCTCGATCTCTCGCTGACCGACGTCGCGCCGTCCGCCCGCTTGGTCGACGACCTCGGCATCGACTCGGTGGCGTTCGCCATCGGGGTGGTCGCGATCGAGGAGCGACTCGGCGTCCGGCTGACCGAGAAGGAGATCGCCGACGCGGTGTCGGTGGCCGACCTGGAACAACTGATCCGTTCGAAGGTGATCACGTGA
- a CDS encoding acyl-CoA dehydrogenase family protein — protein MTIAGYAELLDRAFDDRVVAWTEQAEVDGKFPRHLLEHLGAADVFRRKWADRKTTDLAEHFALAARLGTLGSAGIGVGVSLHDSAIAILRRFARNDFHRTLTEQAIAAEAVLCIGASEESGGSDLQHARTRIEPDGSGFRVIGTKKFVSLSPIADYILVVGRDQRTSPVGTADGGNVALVIVPTAQVTIAEPYRKLGAAPLDTAAVELDTWVPADALIARAGTGLAVISWGLAHERFSVAGQIAAACEVMLGVALARMVDRHQFGKRLYDHQALRLRIADLQSRVDVLRYSLAGVAAEGRINLRTAAALKATAAGLGEQVASECLHIFGGIGYLDTGLPVGRWWRDMKLARVGGGTDEVLWELVAAAMKPDEERYRTMMETQS, from the coding sequence GTGACGATCGCGGGCTACGCCGAGCTGCTCGACCGCGCCTTCGACGATCGAGTAGTCGCCTGGACCGAACAAGCCGAGGTCGACGGGAAGTTTCCCCGCCACCTGCTCGAACATCTGGGCGCGGCCGACGTGTTCCGCCGTAAGTGGGCCGATCGCAAGACGACCGACCTGGCCGAACACTTTGCGCTCGCGGCGCGGCTCGGCACCCTGGGTTCGGCCGGCATCGGAGTCGGGGTCAGCCTGCATGATTCGGCGATCGCGATCCTGCGCCGGTTCGCCCGCAACGATTTCCATCGCACGTTGACCGAGCAGGCGATCGCCGCGGAGGCGGTGCTGTGCATCGGCGCGTCGGAAGAAAGCGGCGGGTCGGACCTCCAACACGCCCGAACCCGGATCGAGCCCGACGGCAGCGGGTTCCGGGTGATCGGCACCAAAAAGTTCGTCTCGCTGTCGCCGATCGCCGACTACATCCTCGTCGTCGGCCGGGATCAACGCACCTCCCCCGTCGGCACCGCCGACGGGGGAAACGTCGCGCTCGTGATAGTGCCGACCGCGCAGGTCACGATCGCCGAGCCCTACCGGAAGCTGGGCGCCGCACCGCTGGACACGGCCGCCGTCGAGCTGGACACCTGGGTGCCCGCGGACGCGCTGATCGCTCGGGCCGGAACCGGACTTGCGGTGATCAGCTGGGGGCTGGCGCACGAACGGTTCTCCGTCGCCGGACAGATCGCCGCCGCCTGCGAGGTGATGCTGGGTGTCGCGCTGGCCCGGATGGTCGACCGGCACCAGTTCGGCAAGCGGCTCTACGACCATCAGGCGCTGCGGTTGCGGATCGCCGATCTGCAGTCGCGGGTCGACGTACTGCGGTATTCGCTGGCCGGCGTCGCGGCCGAAGGCCGGATCAACCTGCGTACCGCCGCGGCGCTGAAGGCGACCGCCGCCGGCCTCGGCGAACAGGTCGCCTCCGAGTGTCTGCACATCTTCGGCGGCATCGGCTACCTGGACACCGGGCTACCGGTCGGTCGGTGGTGGCGCGACATGAAACTCGCCCGGGTCGGCGGCGGAACCGACGAGGTGTTGTGGGAGCTGGTGGCCGCCGCGATGAAGCCCGACGAGGAACGGTATCGGACGATGATGGAGACCCAGTCGTGA
- a CDS encoding lysine N(6)-hydroxylase/L-ornithine N(5)-oxygenase family protein — protein sequence MTEDPSGTDPVDILAIGCGPFNLGLAALAAPIDDLDIVVLDSVDTFRWHPGLLFDEAKLQVSFLSDLVSLVDPTHPMSFLAYLADVDRLYPFLVREQFFPTRREYEAYLLWAVERLSPTLRFGHAVEAVQWDGSVFQVTATTSAGNRVGYAARHVVVGVGTEPWIPAVLAPAAPNLVHSSDYLNHRDRAHAADTVTVIGSGQSGAEIVVDLLEANLAGGPAVRWWTRTPWFAPLDFTKLSLEMTTPGYMDYFHGLPEATRDRVRAGHWQFHKGISTDTLDRLHDLLYRRELLGRSAPVQLRNGVGVAGVDPTPAGRLRIRARHTDTGSVIQHTTDLVVAATGYRYREQNFLAPLESRLRRDSRGRLVVEQEHAVATDPELTGRLFVANAEAHSHGVSAPNLDIGAVRNARIINAVLGRPAYRLPRRTAFTSFDITDDELAE from the coding sequence GTGACTGAGGACCCGAGCGGCACCGACCCGGTCGACATCCTGGCGATCGGCTGCGGCCCGTTCAATCTGGGCTTGGCCGCGCTCGCCGCGCCGATCGACGACCTCGACATCGTCGTCCTCGACTCGGTCGACACATTCCGCTGGCATCCCGGATTGCTCTTCGACGAGGCAAAACTGCAAGTCAGCTTCCTGTCCGATCTGGTTTCCCTGGTCGATCCGACCCATCCGATGTCGTTTCTGGCCTACCTCGCCGACGTCGACCGGCTCTACCCGTTCCTGGTCCGAGAGCAGTTCTTTCCCACCCGCCGCGAGTACGAGGCCTACCTGCTCTGGGCGGTCGAGCGGCTCTCGCCGACGCTGCGGTTCGGCCACGCGGTCGAGGCGGTGCAGTGGGACGGTTCGGTGTTTCAGGTCACCGCCACCACCTCCGCCGGAAACCGGGTCGGCTACGCGGCCCGGCACGTGGTCGTCGGGGTCGGCACCGAGCCGTGGATTCCCGCCGTACTCGCCCCCGCGGCACCGAATCTGGTGCACAGCAGCGACTACCTGAATCACCGCGACCGAGCGCATGCGGCCGACACCGTGACCGTGATCGGGTCCGGCCAATCGGGCGCGGAGATCGTCGTCGACCTGTTGGAGGCGAATCTCGCCGGTGGTCCGGCGGTGCGCTGGTGGACCCGGACCCCATGGTTCGCGCCGCTGGACTTCACCAAGCTGTCGCTGGAGATGACCACGCCGGGGTATATGGATTACTTCCACGGTCTACCGGAGGCAACCCGGGACCGGGTCCGAGCCGGCCACTGGCAGTTCCACAAAGGCATTTCCACCGACACCCTCGACCGGCTGCACGACCTGCTCTACCGGCGCGAGCTGCTCGGCCGGTCGGCCCCGGTGCAACTGCGCAACGGGGTCGGTGTCGCCGGAGTCGACCCGACACCGGCGGGACGGCTGCGGATCCGGGCCCGGCACACCGACACCGGGTCGGTGATACAGCACACCACCGATCTGGTCGTCGCCGCCACCGGCTACCGGTACCGCGAGCAGAACTTCTTGGCCCCGTTGGAATCTCGTCTCCGCCGCGACTCCCGGGGCCGCCTGGTGGTCGAGCAGGAGCACGCCGTCGCCACCGATCCGGAACTCACCGGACGGCTGTTCGTCGCGAACGCCGAGGCGCACAGTCACGGCGTGTCGGCACCGAACCTGGACATCGGTGCCGTCCGCAACGCCCGGATCATCAACGCCGTCCTCGGCCGTCCGGCCTACCGGTTACCCCGCCGCACCGCGTTCACCAGCTTCGACATAACCGACGACGAACTCGCCGAGTAG
- a CDS encoding pyridoxal phosphate-dependent decarboxylase family protein, with protein MSEEHPVSAEFASPWTNLVTFAEPTAGWSAAGRGLTQLATAMAGRGHGAPLPAGDPTEVLAAVAAELGRAQLPEQGIGAAAALDRLADVIARYGIDLTHKLTAAHLQPPPLTVAVIADALASASNASLDTYDSGPATLAIERWAISTLIRLVGFSDAAGGVFGPGGSYSNLLGLLVARDHTAARHGFDIRRHGVRALPRPVVLCSQLTHFSIHRACAALGLGEQAVRPVPVGPDQRMIPEALDAELAGLTADELPVAIVATAGTTDFGSVDPLPEIAAIAARYRVWLHVDAAYGFGSLFSDRLAPLLTGIDRADSITLDLHKVGWQPAAAGVLLLSEVERFASLSRSVAYLNPDDDIEAGYGGLLGQTLQTTRRPDALKVAATFLTYGRRGLGEMLDTCHDIARYAERRIVAEPQLELIAPATMTTVVFRYRCEDLDLDQVNAELRRRLISSGIALIGRTDVRVRGDGAARTCLKLTLLNPEATETDIDALFDQLRRVGLEVESEGLPDGQDEMVTARD; from the coding sequence GTGTCCGAAGAACACCCGGTTTCCGCCGAATTCGCTTCCCCCTGGACAAATCTCGTCACCTTCGCCGAGCCGACAGCCGGCTGGTCGGCGGCCGGCCGCGGCTTGACCCAGCTCGCCACCGCCATGGCCGGACGCGGGCACGGAGCACCGCTGCCGGCGGGTGATCCGACCGAGGTGCTCGCCGCCGTCGCCGCCGAGCTGGGCCGCGCCCAGCTCCCCGAACAGGGCATCGGCGCGGCCGCCGCACTGGACCGGCTGGCGGACGTGATCGCCCGCTACGGAATCGATCTCACCCACAAGCTGACCGCCGCACACCTGCAACCACCGCCGCTGACCGTGGCCGTGATCGCCGATGCCCTGGCCAGTGCGAGCAACGCCTCGTTGGACACCTACGACTCCGGTCCGGCCACGCTCGCCATCGAGCGGTGGGCGATCAGCACGCTGATCCGGCTGGTCGGGTTCTCCGACGCAGCGGGCGGCGTGTTCGGTCCCGGTGGTTCCTACTCCAACCTGCTCGGGCTGTTGGTCGCCCGCGATCACACTGCCGCCCGGCACGGGTTCGACATCCGCCGGCACGGCGTGCGCGCGCTGCCCCGACCGGTGGTGCTCTGCTCGCAGCTCACCCATTTCTCGATCCACCGGGCCTGCGCGGCGCTGGGCCTCGGCGAGCAGGCGGTCCGGCCGGTGCCGGTCGGTCCGGACCAGCGGATGATCCCCGAAGCACTCGATGCCGAACTCGCCGGCCTCACCGCCGACGAGCTGCCGGTCGCGATCGTCGCTACCGCCGGCACCACCGATTTCGGCAGCGTCGACCCACTCCCGGAGATCGCCGCGATCGCCGCCCGCTACCGGGTGTGGCTGCACGTCGACGCGGCCTACGGCTTCGGCTCGTTGTTCTCCGATCGGCTCGCGCCGCTGCTGACCGGCATCGATCGCGCCGACTCGATCACGCTCGACCTGCACAAGGTCGGCTGGCAACCGGCCGCGGCCGGCGTGCTGCTGCTTTCCGAGGTCGAGCGGTTCGCCTCGCTCAGCCGGTCGGTGGCGTACCTCAACCCCGACGACGACATCGAGGCTGGTTACGGCGGGCTGCTCGGCCAGACGCTGCAGACCACCCGGCGTCCGGACGCGCTCAAGGTGGCGGCCACGTTCCTGACCTACGGCCGGCGCGGGCTGGGCGAGATGCTCGACACCTGCCACGACATCGCCCGCTACGCCGAACGCCGGATCGTCGCCGAACCACAACTGGAGTTGATCGCCCCGGCGACCATGACCACCGTGGTGTTCCGGTACCGGTGCGAAGATCTGGACCTCGACCAGGTCAACGCCGAGTTGCGGCGACGCCTGATCAGCTCCGGCATCGCCCTGATCGGCCGCACCGACGTACGGGTCCGCGGCGACGGGGCGGCGCGCACCTGCCTGAAGCTCACCCTGCTCAATCCGGAAGCCACCGAAACCGACATCGACGCGTTGTTCGACCAGCTGCGCCGGGTAGGGCTCGAGGTCGAGTCGGAGGGGCTGCCGGACGGCCAGGACGAGATGGTGACCGCCCGTGACTGA